In a genomic window of Lepisosteus oculatus isolate fLepOcu1 chromosome 3, fLepOcu1.hap2, whole genome shotgun sequence:
- the alpk2 gene encoding alpha-protein kinase 2 isoform X1, whose amino-acid sequence MKNRFYEGEMADKEIDLSSPHFIVPLRSLAVPENADVQLTCTISGSPEPTVTWYKNGQILNNLSGILKDNCIHILHLYKCTEEDAGLYQVSARNNQGMASCSAVLEVGSLTRNNIFHRLKQKHSESLLCRKAETAKHHEKAATHKENGDIIKRAAADEMASVKIQSESDVAHPMADKKTAKEFSNLSKIRSRTEHFNPTARPQAVAQTTKSLIKNHMVNSNFDAHVLKSNSTTSVTTPYQKKENSDLAGAMTGFRPPVGVSEIADKYTGAQRKPLIHAYSKKGCNHSNEFSLGSHLISEDEDDEYALDDLKCSDVMTDYTNALWQARLQGHELPPLKESDGIDDDLCLNESQIGSLKENIMQPQVSNYSEDTDDTIGFPADDSRLWKPSVQKDPSGDSCPARRSVMVHTATKCPDSLPSVAAELESMAIKDPAIDTREENKEEHNGLAGEESIQPSTKVMTEGLSVNTENLKPNLKIKKGETEAWCSSKGGKGASAGSFSEGYCPGITYTDKEMRLSQTGTVDSKKPCEWDMTKVMCSCEHLRSVGNTTLSDNALVTSASTGCILLQQTNKGEAGNTIRHSETSITDPCLDYELKEGEEENNGPGKSDKDISQHFPVDLIHRKKRNMDNSSQRTVSSMEVQLPREASDGDIIVSAVKTEKLHVPEEYLNHEEGAPRKGKDFMSTSDSQKQNGSLFLKSEVDDSTEKPSTPLYQEMSPYGRGCLDRDQNLSEGLVNGFQMCSNSCPVLFKANENLETSNQTIGLRTKLVPEGFFNEGEIGSVGIQIHKKSERSTEETETHALFEHVSEEDKCSSAADAESKSDTILEQNQNLCYKDNTFFDQCQFLGLASAQATFQKSLCDDSSCQKEIASGKPVLTMEFHDLDNKQNKCIHAFSNVSKEISDVIRLTSDILTTAKEDSLVHMTLFVPDCHQKDQKVEKQKNCIIIQDVTMVSDSMVLTHETEGSHSAVKMTSTEKIITTGNESSTSSKPQDAILVDQVHNRVQYIYTDEVNSGKATAENGVQQSTETWSSHSAEKETTEISQTLTKNTDPSKISLEPLKTMCKPLNIDVQNYIGAQSYSRKEQEQRFHLPQKTTPKSKDNPTDISFENGSNILKPINLDRTLQTASHQVNNDPQSFAMCTSIEQCPLSEASFETAAGRPLNGAKKSGFEREFLEKEKFCDPEAVLRFHEEIPICGKTAICKQNNKLSVPVQPEKETSLSTQKKEKNTHRSHSRKKKNWALPVNIDNIEHSHQYYKKPGLPSVEAEKPKVIPSKGKPEALEAKPMSQGKKNNENLMTAAHRKEHFHLHNAQNQLSVRNIVSQTLGAGEKVTILENSVNLISEEEIQTASLVQNEDNEELAKRIRLSDEGVDKDTSEVECQKPELGKNDYSGQLKKDERKASTEMTHKKTHKEPHTEKQQEEKTPNILQNIQAERNLEDSGNISLCCQFGNIHTDCSITWIKDGSVLAEVERSTGDESPVFFTIVKASNKDVGIYQCQLKSSLGNVSLDYCFSLEALNELIPCQNHKVAEGENIKCTELMFRDDFLSDQYFGDNQYGSITTEEDHFGEGMHRKAFRTTIVDGLKSLFHPGHPCVLKVHNSISYGTKTNEELVQKNYDLAVEECHVQNTARQYLKAYTEIAMSTEGFGDIPEIIPIYLVHRPTNEIPYATLEEELIGDFVKYSVKDGKEINLMRRDSDAGQKCCTFQHWVYQNTEGNLLITDMQGVGMKLTDVGIATCKKGFKGFKGNCATSFIDQFKVLHQCNRFCEMLGLKPLQLSQQKSRRTAPAPKPLAQPTKKIIFTLKPQSKS is encoded by the exons ATGAAAAACAG GTTTTATGAAGGTGAAATGGCAGACAAAGAGATTGACCTCTCCTCACCTCACTTCATCGTGCCCCTCAGAAGTCTTGCAGTGCCAGAAAATGCTGATGTTCAACTAACTTGTACAATATCTG GCTCCCCTGAGCCAACTGTCACCTGGTACAAGAATGGGCAAATCCTAAACAATTTAAGTGGAATTTTAAAGGACAACTGCATTCATATTCTTCATTTGTACAA gtGCACAGAAGAGGATGCAGGCCTTTACCAGGTGTCTGCAAGGAACAACCAAGGGATGGCCAGCTGTTCAGCTGTACTGGAAGTCGGTTCTTTGACacgaaataatatttttcatcgGCTGAAGCAAAAACACAGTGAAAGTTTGCTTTGCCGCAAAGCTGAGACTGCCAAACATCATGAAAAGGCAGCCACTCACAAGGAAAATGGGGACATTATAAAGAGAGCAGCTGCTGATGAAATGGCTTCTGTCAAGATTCAGTCTGAATCAGATGTGGCTCATCCGATGGCTGATAAGAAAACCGCAAAAGAATTCAGTAATCTGAGCAAAATTAGAAGCAGAACTGAACATTTTAATCCTACTGCTAGACCACAAGCTGTTGCACAAACTACAAAAAGTCTTATAAAGAATCACATGGTTAATAGTAACTTTGATGCCCATGTCTTAAAAAGCAACTCCACAACTTCAGTCACTACACCATaccagaagaaagaaaatagtgATTTAGCAGGGGCTATGACAGGCTTTAGACCACCTGTTGGTGTAAGTGAAATAGCTGACAAGTACACTGGGGCCCAAAGGAAGCCTTTAATACATGCTTACTCTAAAAAAGGTTGCAATCATTCTAATGAGTTCTCATTGGGTTCCCATCTTATCTCagaagatgaagatgatgaGTATGCTCTAGACGACTTAAAGTGCTCTGATGTCATGACAGATTACACTAATGCATTGTGGCAAGCTAGATTGCAAGGGCATGAGCTGCCACCTTTAAAAGAAAGTGATGGCATTGATGATGACCTATGCCTGAATGAAAGTCAGATTGGTAGccttaaagaaaatataatgcAGCCCCAAGTGTCAAATTACAGCGAGGATACAGACGATACCATTGGCTTCCCTGCAGATGACTCAAGATTGTGGAAGCCATCTGTTCAAAAAGACCCATCTGGGGACAGCTGTCCAGCCAGACGCTCTGTGATGGTTCACACAGCCACTAAGTGTCCAGACAGCTTGCCTTCTGTAGCAGCAGAACTGGAATCTATGGCAATTAAAGACCCAGCCATTGACACAAGGGAAGAGAACAAGGAGGAGCATAATGGCTTGGCAGGAGAAGAAAGTATACAACCCAGTACTAAAGTGATGACTGAGGGACTGTCAGTAAACACAGAGAATTTAAAACCCAATTTAAAGATCAAGAAAGGTGAAACAGAAGCTTGGTGCTCATCAAAAGGAGGTAAAGGGGCCAGCGCTGGATCATTTTCAGAGGGATATTGCCCTGGGATTACTTATACAGATAAGGAGATGCGCTTGTCTCAGACTGGAACCGTGGATTCTAAGAAACCCTGTGAATGGGACATGACTAAAGTGATGTGTTCCTGTGAACATCTTAGATCTGTGGGAAACACAACTTTAAGTGACAATGCTTTAGTTACCAGTGCCTCCACAGGATGCATTCTTTTACAGCAGACAAACAAG GGTGAGGCTGGTAATACCATAAGGCATAGTGAAACCAGCATTACAGATCCTTGTCTAGACTATGAATTAAAGgaaggagaagaagaaaacaatgGCCCCGGGAAGTCTGACAAAGACATCAGCCAGCATTTTCCTGTGGATCTTATCCaccgaaagaaaagaaatatggaTAACTCTTCTCAAAGAACAGTCTCCAGCATGGAGGTTCAATTACCTAGAGAGGCTTCAGATGGTGACATCATTGTCTCTGcagttaaaacagaaaaactacATGTCCCTGAAGAATACCTGAACCATGAAGAAGGAGCTCCAAGGAAAGGGAAGGATTTCATGTCTACTTCAGAttctcaaaaacaaaatggtagtttgtttttaaagtctGAAGTGGATGACTCCACAGAGAAACCTTCAACTCCCCTTTACCAGGAAATGTCTCCTTACGGTAGAGGTTGCTTGGATAGGGACCAGAACCTCAGCGAGGGTTTAGTGAATGGTTTTCAGATGTGCTCAAATTCCTGTCCAGTACTATTTAAAGCCAATGAGAATTTAGAAACTTCAAATCAAACAATTGGACTAAGGACTAAGCTTGTGCCAGAAGGCTTTTTCAATGAAGGTGAAATTGGTTCTGTGGGGATTCAGATTCATAAGAAAAGTGAACGTAGCACTGAAGAGACTGAAACTCATGCTCTTTTTGAGCATGTTTCTGAGGAGGACAAATGTTCTTCGGCTGCCGATGCTGAATCTAAAAGTGACACCATACTTGAACAAAATCAAAACCTTTGTTACAAAGACAACACATTCTTCGACCAGTGTCAGTTTTTAGGTTTGGCATCTGCTCAAGCAACATTTCAAAAATCATTATGTGATGATTCATCCTGCCAAAAAGAGATTGCATCAGGCAAACCTGTCTTAACTATGGAATTTCATGATTTGGACAACaagcaaaataaatgtatacatgCATTTAGCAATGTCAGCAAAGAAATTTCAGATGTAATCAGATTAACAAGTGACATTTTGACTACAGCTAAGGAAGATAGTCTTGTACATATGACATTATTTGTACCAGATTGTCATCAAAAAGACCAAAAagttgaaaaacagaaaaattgtATAATAATACAGGATGTAACTATGGTTTCTGATTCAATGGTGCTGACACATGAAACTGAAGGCTCTCACAGTGCAGTAAAAATGActtcaacagaaaaaataatcacaACAGGAAATGAAAGCTCAACTTCCTCTAAACCTCAAGATGCTATTTTAGTTGATCAAGTGCACAACAGGGTTCAGTACATTTACACTGATGAAGTAAACTCAGGGAAAGCAACAGCTGAGAATGGAGTTCAACAGTCAACAGAAACCTGGTCTAGTCACAGTGCTGAAAAAGAAACTACCGAAATATCTCAAACACTTACAAAAAATACAGACCCAAGTAAAATTTCACTTGAACCATTGAAAACAATGTGTAAACCTCTAAATATCGATGTTCAAAATTACATTGGTGCTCAAAGTTACAGTAGAAAGGAACAAGAACAAAGATTCCACCTGCCTCAGAAAACGACCCCAAAATCCAAAGATAATCCTACTGACATATCTTTTGAAAATGGCAGCAATATATTAAAACCCATTAATCTGGACAGAACTCTACAAACTGCCTCACATCAGGTGAATAATGATCCTCAATCTTTTGCCATGTGCACGTCAATTGAGCAATGTCCTTTGAGTGAAGCTAGTTTTGAAACAGCAGCTGGTAGGCCTCTGAATGGAGCAAAAAAGTCTGGTTTTGAAAGAGAGTTCCTTGAAAAAGAGAAATTTTGTGATCCTGAGGCAGTTCTCAGATTCCATGAGGAGATACCTATCTGTGGGAAGACAGCAATATGTAAGCAAAATAATAAACTGAGTGTGCCAGTCCAACCAGAAAAAGAGACTAGTTTATCAactcagaaaaaagaaaaaaacactcataGATCTCAtagcaggaagaaaaaaaattgggCACTGCCGGTAAACATAGACAACATAGAACATTCACATCAATACTACAAAAAGCCAGGGTTGCCTTCAGTGGAAGCAGAAAAGCCCAAAGTAATACCCTCTAAGGGGAAACCTGAAGCTTTGGAGGCAAAACCAATGTCACAGGggaagaaaaacaatgaaaatctgATGACAGCTGCTCATAGAAAGGAACACTTTCATTTGCACAATGCACAGAATCAATTGTCAGTCAGAAACATTGTCAGTCAAACATTGGGGGCAGGAGAAAAGGTCACTATTTTGGAGAATTCTGTGAATTTAATATCAGAAGAAGAAATTCAGACAGCATCTTTAGTCCAGAATGAAGATAATGAAGAACTGGCCAAGCGCATTCGTTTGTCGGATGAAGGAGTTGACAAAGATACTTCAGAAGTGGAGTGTCAGAAGCCTGAATTGGGAAAAAATGATTATTCTGGACAACTAAAGAAGGATGAGAGAAAAGCATCAACAGAGATGACCCACAAAAAAACCCATAAAGAACCACACACTGAGAAGCAGCAGGAAGAGAAAA CCCCGAATATTCTGCAGAACATCCAAGCAGAAAGAAACCTGGAGGATTCTGGGAACATCAGTCTCTGCTGCCAATTTGGTAACATCCATACTGATTGTTCCATCACATGGATTAAAGATGGGTCTGTTCTGGCTGAAGTAGAGAGAAG CACAGGTGATGAAAGCCCAGTCTTCTTTACAATTGTAAAAGCCTCCAATAAAGACGTAGGAATTTACCAGTGCCAGCTCAAAAGCTCTCTCGGAAATGTGTCTTTAGATTACTGCTTCAGTTTAGAAG caCTGAATGAGCTCATCCCTTGTCAAAATCATAAAG TGGCAGAAGgagaaaacattaaatgtaCTGAGCTTATGTTCAGAGATGATTTTCTAAGTGACCAGTATTTTGGAGACAATCAGTATGGCAGTATTACTACAGAAGAGGACCACTTTGGAGAGGGCATGCACCGTAAAGCTTTCAGGACAACGATTGTCGATGGCCTGAAGTCTCTGTTTCACCCTGGGCACCCCTGTGTCCTCAAAGTGCACAACTCCATCAGCTATGGGACCAAAACCAATGAGGAATTAGTCCAGAAGAACTATGACTTAGCTGTAGAG GAGTGTCATGTGCAGAACACAGCAAGACAATACCTTAAAGCATATACAGAGATTGCCATGTCTACAGAAGGATTTGGAGATATTCCTGA
- the alpk2 gene encoding alpha-protein kinase 2 isoform X3 codes for MKNRFYEGEMADKEIDLSSPHFIVPLRSLAVPENADVQLTCTISGSPEPTVTWYKNGQILNNLSGILKDNCIHILHLYKCTEEDAGLYQVSARNNQGMASCSAVLEVGSLTRNNIFHRLKQKHSESLLCRKAETAKHHEKAATHKENGDIIKRAAADEMASVKIQSESDVAHPMADKKTAKEFSNLSKIRSRTEHFNPTARPQAVAQTTKSLIKNHMVNSNFDAHVLKSNSTTSVTTPYQKKENSDLAGAMTGFRPPVGVSEIADKYTGAQRKPLIHAYSKKGCNHSNEFSLGSHLISEDEDDEYALDDLKCSDVMTDYTNALWQARLQGHELPPLKESDGIDDDLCLNESQIGSLKENIMQPQVSNYSEDTDDTIGFPADDSRLWKPSVQKDPSGDSCPARRSVMVHTATKCPDSLPSVAAELESMAIKDPAIDTREENKEEHNGLAGEESIQPSTKVMTEGLSVNTENLKPNLKIKKGETEAWCSSKGGKGASAGSFSEGYCPGITYTDKEMRLSQTGTVDSKKPCEWDMTKVMCSCEHLRSVGNTTLSDNALVTSASTGCILLQQTNKGEAGNTIRHSETSITDPCLDYELKEGEEENNGPGKSDKDISQHFPVDLIHRKKRNMDNSSQRTVSSMEVQLPREASDGDIIVSAVKTEKLHVPEEYLNHEEGAPRKGKDFMSTSDSQKQNGSLFLKSEVDDSTEKPSTPLYQEMSPYGRGCLDRDQNLSEGLVNGFQMCSNSCPVLFKANENLETSNQTIGLRTKLVPEGFFNEGEIGSVGIQIHKKSERSTEETETHALFEHVSEEDKCSSAADAESKSDTILEQNQNLCYKDNTFFDQCQFLGLASAQATFQKSLCDDSSCQKEIASGKPVLTMEFHDLDNKQNKCIHAFSNVSKEISDVIRLTSDILTTAKEDSLVHMTLFVPDCHQKDQKVEKQKNCIIIQDVTMVSDSMVLTHETEGSHSAVKMTSTEKIITTGNESSTSSKPQDAILVDQVHNRVQYIYTDEVNSGKATAENGVQQSTETWSSHSAEKETTEISQTLTKNTDPSKISLEPLKTMCKPLNIDVQNYIGAQSYSRKEQEQRFHLPQKTTPKSKDNPTDISFENGSNILKPINLDRTLQTASHQVNNDPQSFAMCTSIEQCPLSEASFETAAGRPLNGAKKSGFEREFLEKEKFCDPEAVLRFHEEIPICGKTAICKQNNKLSVPVQPEKETSLSTQKKEKNTHRSHSRKKKNWALPVNIDNIEHSHQYYKKPGLPSVEAEKPKVIPSKGKPEALEAKPMSQGKKNNENLMTAAHRKEHFHLHNAQNQLSVRNIVSQTLGAGEKVTILENSVNLISEEEIQTASLVQNEDNEELAKRIRLSDEGVDKDTSEVECQKPELGKNDYSGQLKKDERKASTEMTHKKTHKEPHTEKQQEEKTPNILQNIQAERNLEDSGNISLCCQFGNIHTDCSITWIKDGSVLAEVERR; via the exons ATGAAAAACAG GTTTTATGAAGGTGAAATGGCAGACAAAGAGATTGACCTCTCCTCACCTCACTTCATCGTGCCCCTCAGAAGTCTTGCAGTGCCAGAAAATGCTGATGTTCAACTAACTTGTACAATATCTG GCTCCCCTGAGCCAACTGTCACCTGGTACAAGAATGGGCAAATCCTAAACAATTTAAGTGGAATTTTAAAGGACAACTGCATTCATATTCTTCATTTGTACAA gtGCACAGAAGAGGATGCAGGCCTTTACCAGGTGTCTGCAAGGAACAACCAAGGGATGGCCAGCTGTTCAGCTGTACTGGAAGTCGGTTCTTTGACacgaaataatatttttcatcgGCTGAAGCAAAAACACAGTGAAAGTTTGCTTTGCCGCAAAGCTGAGACTGCCAAACATCATGAAAAGGCAGCCACTCACAAGGAAAATGGGGACATTATAAAGAGAGCAGCTGCTGATGAAATGGCTTCTGTCAAGATTCAGTCTGAATCAGATGTGGCTCATCCGATGGCTGATAAGAAAACCGCAAAAGAATTCAGTAATCTGAGCAAAATTAGAAGCAGAACTGAACATTTTAATCCTACTGCTAGACCACAAGCTGTTGCACAAACTACAAAAAGTCTTATAAAGAATCACATGGTTAATAGTAACTTTGATGCCCATGTCTTAAAAAGCAACTCCACAACTTCAGTCACTACACCATaccagaagaaagaaaatagtgATTTAGCAGGGGCTATGACAGGCTTTAGACCACCTGTTGGTGTAAGTGAAATAGCTGACAAGTACACTGGGGCCCAAAGGAAGCCTTTAATACATGCTTACTCTAAAAAAGGTTGCAATCATTCTAATGAGTTCTCATTGGGTTCCCATCTTATCTCagaagatgaagatgatgaGTATGCTCTAGACGACTTAAAGTGCTCTGATGTCATGACAGATTACACTAATGCATTGTGGCAAGCTAGATTGCAAGGGCATGAGCTGCCACCTTTAAAAGAAAGTGATGGCATTGATGATGACCTATGCCTGAATGAAAGTCAGATTGGTAGccttaaagaaaatataatgcAGCCCCAAGTGTCAAATTACAGCGAGGATACAGACGATACCATTGGCTTCCCTGCAGATGACTCAAGATTGTGGAAGCCATCTGTTCAAAAAGACCCATCTGGGGACAGCTGTCCAGCCAGACGCTCTGTGATGGTTCACACAGCCACTAAGTGTCCAGACAGCTTGCCTTCTGTAGCAGCAGAACTGGAATCTATGGCAATTAAAGACCCAGCCATTGACACAAGGGAAGAGAACAAGGAGGAGCATAATGGCTTGGCAGGAGAAGAAAGTATACAACCCAGTACTAAAGTGATGACTGAGGGACTGTCAGTAAACACAGAGAATTTAAAACCCAATTTAAAGATCAAGAAAGGTGAAACAGAAGCTTGGTGCTCATCAAAAGGAGGTAAAGGGGCCAGCGCTGGATCATTTTCAGAGGGATATTGCCCTGGGATTACTTATACAGATAAGGAGATGCGCTTGTCTCAGACTGGAACCGTGGATTCTAAGAAACCCTGTGAATGGGACATGACTAAAGTGATGTGTTCCTGTGAACATCTTAGATCTGTGGGAAACACAACTTTAAGTGACAATGCTTTAGTTACCAGTGCCTCCACAGGATGCATTCTTTTACAGCAGACAAACAAG GGTGAGGCTGGTAATACCATAAGGCATAGTGAAACCAGCATTACAGATCCTTGTCTAGACTATGAATTAAAGgaaggagaagaagaaaacaatgGCCCCGGGAAGTCTGACAAAGACATCAGCCAGCATTTTCCTGTGGATCTTATCCaccgaaagaaaagaaatatggaTAACTCTTCTCAAAGAACAGTCTCCAGCATGGAGGTTCAATTACCTAGAGAGGCTTCAGATGGTGACATCATTGTCTCTGcagttaaaacagaaaaactacATGTCCCTGAAGAATACCTGAACCATGAAGAAGGAGCTCCAAGGAAAGGGAAGGATTTCATGTCTACTTCAGAttctcaaaaacaaaatggtagtttgtttttaaagtctGAAGTGGATGACTCCACAGAGAAACCTTCAACTCCCCTTTACCAGGAAATGTCTCCTTACGGTAGAGGTTGCTTGGATAGGGACCAGAACCTCAGCGAGGGTTTAGTGAATGGTTTTCAGATGTGCTCAAATTCCTGTCCAGTACTATTTAAAGCCAATGAGAATTTAGAAACTTCAAATCAAACAATTGGACTAAGGACTAAGCTTGTGCCAGAAGGCTTTTTCAATGAAGGTGAAATTGGTTCTGTGGGGATTCAGATTCATAAGAAAAGTGAACGTAGCACTGAAGAGACTGAAACTCATGCTCTTTTTGAGCATGTTTCTGAGGAGGACAAATGTTCTTCGGCTGCCGATGCTGAATCTAAAAGTGACACCATACTTGAACAAAATCAAAACCTTTGTTACAAAGACAACACATTCTTCGACCAGTGTCAGTTTTTAGGTTTGGCATCTGCTCAAGCAACATTTCAAAAATCATTATGTGATGATTCATCCTGCCAAAAAGAGATTGCATCAGGCAAACCTGTCTTAACTATGGAATTTCATGATTTGGACAACaagcaaaataaatgtatacatgCATTTAGCAATGTCAGCAAAGAAATTTCAGATGTAATCAGATTAACAAGTGACATTTTGACTACAGCTAAGGAAGATAGTCTTGTACATATGACATTATTTGTACCAGATTGTCATCAAAAAGACCAAAAagttgaaaaacagaaaaattgtATAATAATACAGGATGTAACTATGGTTTCTGATTCAATGGTGCTGACACATGAAACTGAAGGCTCTCACAGTGCAGTAAAAATGActtcaacagaaaaaataatcacaACAGGAAATGAAAGCTCAACTTCCTCTAAACCTCAAGATGCTATTTTAGTTGATCAAGTGCACAACAGGGTTCAGTACATTTACACTGATGAAGTAAACTCAGGGAAAGCAACAGCTGAGAATGGAGTTCAACAGTCAACAGAAACCTGGTCTAGTCACAGTGCTGAAAAAGAAACTACCGAAATATCTCAAACACTTACAAAAAATACAGACCCAAGTAAAATTTCACTTGAACCATTGAAAACAATGTGTAAACCTCTAAATATCGATGTTCAAAATTACATTGGTGCTCAAAGTTACAGTAGAAAGGAACAAGAACAAAGATTCCACCTGCCTCAGAAAACGACCCCAAAATCCAAAGATAATCCTACTGACATATCTTTTGAAAATGGCAGCAATATATTAAAACCCATTAATCTGGACAGAACTCTACAAACTGCCTCACATCAGGTGAATAATGATCCTCAATCTTTTGCCATGTGCACGTCAATTGAGCAATGTCCTTTGAGTGAAGCTAGTTTTGAAACAGCAGCTGGTAGGCCTCTGAATGGAGCAAAAAAGTCTGGTTTTGAAAGAGAGTTCCTTGAAAAAGAGAAATTTTGTGATCCTGAGGCAGTTCTCAGATTCCATGAGGAGATACCTATCTGTGGGAAGACAGCAATATGTAAGCAAAATAATAAACTGAGTGTGCCAGTCCAACCAGAAAAAGAGACTAGTTTATCAactcagaaaaaagaaaaaaacactcataGATCTCAtagcaggaagaaaaaaaattgggCACTGCCGGTAAACATAGACAACATAGAACATTCACATCAATACTACAAAAAGCCAGGGTTGCCTTCAGTGGAAGCAGAAAAGCCCAAAGTAATACCCTCTAAGGGGAAACCTGAAGCTTTGGAGGCAAAACCAATGTCACAGGggaagaaaaacaatgaaaatctgATGACAGCTGCTCATAGAAAGGAACACTTTCATTTGCACAATGCACAGAATCAATTGTCAGTCAGAAACATTGTCAGTCAAACATTGGGGGCAGGAGAAAAGGTCACTATTTTGGAGAATTCTGTGAATTTAATATCAGAAGAAGAAATTCAGACAGCATCTTTAGTCCAGAATGAAGATAATGAAGAACTGGCCAAGCGCATTCGTTTGTCGGATGAAGGAGTTGACAAAGATACTTCAGAAGTGGAGTGTCAGAAGCCTGAATTGGGAAAAAATGATTATTCTGGACAACTAAAGAAGGATGAGAGAAAAGCATCAACAGAGATGACCCACAAAAAAACCCATAAAGAACCACACACTGAGAAGCAGCAGGAAGAGAAAA CCCCGAATATTCTGCAGAACATCCAAGCAGAAAGAAACCTGGAGGATTCTGGGAACATCAGTCTCTGCTGCCAATTTGGTAACATCCATACTGATTGTTCCATCACATGGATTAAAGATGGGTCTGTTCTGGCTGAAGTAGAGAGAAG GTGA